In one Oscillospiraceae bacterium genomic region, the following are encoded:
- a CDS encoding UPF0297 protein, giving the protein MQMDYTRKFSLGDEKGDEIKEILTSVYNSLQEKGYNPINQIVGYILSEDPTYITNYNNARALIRKLDRDELLQELVKRYLAD; this is encoded by the coding sequence ATGCAGATGGATTATACGCGCAAGTTCAGCCTGGGCGACGAGAAGGGCGACGAGATCAAGGAGATCCTGACCTCCGTCTACAATTCCCTCCAGGAGAAGGGCTACAACCCCATTAACCAGATCGTCGGCTACATCCTCTCCGAGGATCCCACCTATATCACCAACTACAACAACGCCCGGGCCCTGATCCGCAAGCTGGACCGGGACGAGCTGCTGCAGGAGCTGGTCAAGCGGTATTTGGCGGACTAA
- a CDS encoding transcriptional regulator codes for MIQQVSDSELELMKIIWAQGGSALYARIMDELEAAGNHWQKNTVITLLSRLVEKGLLKTNKIGRRNEYTAVVAETDYQAAQTKSFLDKLYEGDAKGLVTTLIQRELLTSKDYEELKAFWEGGSGDR; via the coding sequence ATGATTCAGCAGGTATCGGACTCCGAACTGGAGCTGATGAAGATTATCTGGGCGCAGGGCGGCAGTGCGCTCTATGCCCGGATTATGGACGAACTGGAGGCGGCGGGTAACCACTGGCAGAAAAACACGGTCATTACGCTGCTGTCCCGGCTGGTGGAAAAGGGGCTGTTAAAGACAAATAAAATCGGCCGACGCAACGAGTATACTGCCGTCGTGGCCGAGACGGATTACCAGGCGGCGCAGACAAAGAGCTTTCTGGATAAACTCTACGAGGGGGACGCAAAGGGGCTGGTAACCACGCTGATCCAGCGGGAGCTGCTCACGTCGAAGGACTATGAGGAATTGAAGGCCTTTTGGGAAGGTGGCAGTGGGGACAGATGA
- the pyrD_2 gene encoding diguanylate cyclase, whose amino-acid sequence MPLDVELMGLNLKNPVVVAAGPWARDGASIQRCVDAGAAAVTTETITLEANTVLCPRLYYGEGRLFNTKLYSDLHLEQWEAELEGVALGDCKLIASIWASSPSELAYLASRVERMGAHAVEFSISAPIGTRSQSINSHPDHIQEYIRAVRAAVDIPVMVKLSYEAAVSNDFTRSVEEAGAAAVSAIDALKGIQGVDLEARRTRMPTYGGYSGGSIRPVALAATATLKQYTTLQICAVGGISTCEHALEFLMLGAQAVQIGTAVQLEGCGVISRIVSDLGAWLERHGYGSVAEVRGAALPSLFPFEDIEPQPLAARMSAPCAAQCGLCEAGCVYGAISRQEGGYEVDAAKCRGCGLCAERCPEGRIRLTWA is encoded by the coding sequence ATGCCGTTGGACGTGGAGCTCATGGGCCTGAACCTGAAAAACCCCGTGGTGGTGGCCGCGGGCCCCTGGGCGCGGGACGGCGCGTCCATCCAGCGCTGCGTGGACGCGGGGGCGGCGGCGGTCACCACCGAGACCATCACCCTGGAGGCCAACACCGTGCTCTGCCCCCGGCTCTACTACGGCGAGGGGCGGCTGTTCAACACCAAGCTCTACTCCGATCTGCACCTGGAGCAGTGGGAGGCCGAGCTGGAGGGGGTGGCGCTGGGGGACTGCAAGCTCATCGCCAGCATCTGGGCCTCCTCCCCCTCGGAGCTGGCCTACCTGGCCTCCCGGGTGGAGCGCATGGGGGCCCACGCGGTGGAGTTCAGCATCTCCGCCCCCATCGGTACCCGCAGCCAGAGCATCAACAGCCACCCGGACCACATCCAGGAGTACATCCGGGCGGTCAGGGCGGCGGTGGACATCCCGGTGATGGTCAAGCTGTCCTACGAGGCCGCCGTGTCCAACGACTTCACCCGCTCGGTGGAGGAGGCGGGGGCCGCGGCGGTGAGCGCCATCGACGCCCTCAAGGGCATCCAGGGGGTGGACCTGGAGGCCCGCCGCACCCGTATGCCCACCTACGGCGGGTACAGCGGCGGCAGCATCCGGCCCGTGGCCCTGGCCGCCACCGCCACCCTCAAGCAGTACACCACCCTCCAAATCTGCGCAGTGGGGGGGATCTCCACCTGCGAGCACGCGCTGGAGTTCCTCATGCTGGGCGCCCAGGCGGTGCAGATCGGCACCGCCGTCCAGCTGGAGGGCTGCGGGGTCATCTCCCGCATCGTCTCCGACCTGGGGGCCTGGCTGGAGCGGCACGGCTACGGCTCGGTGGCCGAGGTACGGGGGGCGGCGCTGCCCTCCCTCTTCCCCTTTGAGGACATCGAGCCCCAGCCCCTGGCCGCCCGCATGTCCGCCCCCTGCGCCGCGCAGTGCGGATTGTGCGAGGCGGGGTGCGTCTACGGGGCCATTTCCCGGCAGGAGGGCGGGTACGAGGTGGACGCCGCCAAATGCCGGGGCTGCGGCCTGTGCGCCGAGCGCTGCCCGGAGGGGCGGATCCGCCTGACCTGGGCCTGA
- a CDS encoding phosphoglycerol transferase, whose amino-acid sequence MANWRTKYRDLPWVRIPLIFFAPLFLLFLCQTVALQSPAAALAWIDGHTQAVFFTYLLFLGAQLVLLGLTGRLFWAVLATCLPVITFAIANHLKESVNGTPILASDLSMLGRAGEIAGFLRPGMALGTGTWQALGLALVLLLAAFWFSRPGTPGRWPRRLAGAVLGAALAAACVLAPASAALLDGEEGETQAGRNGRLGLVAGIYSALRESAMEEPDAYSENNMNRILGELRRRRQAEEGGVGGERPNIVFILSESFFDVTRLPGLEFRADPIPNFHALAEAYPAGTFLSNTYAGGTGNVEMEIFTSIPSAFPGAGEDLTSLTDKSAYARAPSLVKALAGQGYETVMVHSYNDGLYNRQITMPALGFDRTVYEEDFPASAARAGGYLSDDALVDELIAQFEAREGPMFLYGLTMENHQPYYTDKFDTPSGVGYSADALEGDELGVLDALIHGLHDADAALGRLVDYFAGCGEPVLLVFVGDHLPGLYLDGEDTIYSKLGYADTADTEAWDPEELMRMHGTDFLVWNNFGAQLEAPDTVSCTGLASKILGWAGLRKPLYFTWVDEAMEDMLLYRARLFVAADGTPSYAVAGDALRTVSTYRSIVYDILYGERYIAPALTDYGLEDGP is encoded by the coding sequence GTGGCGAACTGGAGGACAAAGTACCGGGATCTGCCCTGGGTGCGCATCCCCTTGATTTTCTTCGCGCCCCTCTTCCTGCTCTTCCTGTGCCAGACCGTGGCCCTCCAGAGTCCGGCCGCCGCCCTGGCCTGGATCGACGGGCACACCCAGGCGGTCTTTTTTACCTACCTGCTCTTCCTGGGGGCGCAGCTGGTGCTGCTGGGCCTCACCGGCCGCCTGTTCTGGGCCGTTTTGGCCACCTGCCTGCCCGTGATTACCTTCGCAATCGCCAACCACCTGAAGGAGAGCGTGAACGGAACTCCCATCCTGGCCAGCGACCTGTCCATGCTGGGCCGGGCGGGGGAGATCGCGGGCTTCCTGCGCCCCGGCATGGCCCTGGGGACGGGCACCTGGCAGGCTCTGGGGCTGGCCCTGGTTCTGCTGCTGGCCGCGTTCTGGTTCTCCCGGCCCGGGACCCCGGGCCGCTGGCCCCGGCGGCTGGCGGGGGCGGTGCTGGGGGCGGCGCTGGCGGCGGCCTGCGTACTGGCCCCCGCCTCGGCCGCCCTGCTGGACGGGGAGGAGGGCGAGACCCAGGCCGGGCGCAACGGCCGCCTCGGCCTGGTGGCGGGGATCTACAGCGCCCTGCGGGAGAGCGCCATGGAGGAGCCGGACGCCTACAGCGAGAACAACATGAACCGCATCCTGGGGGAGCTGCGCCGCCGCAGGCAGGCGGAGGAGGGCGGCGTGGGCGGGGAGCGGCCCAACATCGTCTTCATCCTCTCCGAGAGCTTTTTTGACGTGACGCGGCTGCCGGGCCTGGAATTCCGGGCGGATCCCATCCCCAACTTCCACGCCCTGGCGGAGGCGTACCCCGCGGGCACCTTCCTGTCCAACACCTACGCCGGGGGCACTGGCAACGTGGAGATGGAGATCTTCACCTCCATCCCCTCTGCCTTCCCCGGCGCGGGGGAGGATCTGACCAGCCTGACGGACAAGAGCGCCTACGCGCGCGCGCCCTCCCTGGTCAAGGCCTTGGCAGGCCAGGGCTACGAGACGGTGATGGTCCACTCCTACAACGACGGCCTCTACAACCGGCAGATCACCATGCCCGCCCTGGGCTTCGACAGGACGGTGTACGAGGAGGACTTCCCCGCCTCCGCCGCCCGGGCGGGGGGCTACCTGTCGGACGACGCGCTGGTGGACGAGCTCATCGCCCAATTTGAGGCCAGGGAGGGCCCGATGTTCCTCTATGGGCTGACCATGGAGAACCACCAGCCCTACTACACGGATAAGTTCGACACGCCCTCCGGCGTCGGCTATTCGGCCGATGCGCTGGAGGGGGACGAGCTGGGCGTGCTGGACGCCCTGATCCACGGCCTGCACGACGCGGACGCCGCCCTGGGCAGGCTGGTGGACTACTTTGCCGGTTGCGGCGAGCCGGTGCTGCTGGTCTTTGTGGGGGACCACCTGCCGGGGCTCTACCTGGACGGGGAGGACACGATCTACTCCAAATTGGGCTACGCCGACACGGCGGACACCGAGGCGTGGGACCCGGAGGAGCTCATGCGGATGCACGGCACCGACTTTCTGGTGTGGAACAACTTCGGCGCGCAGCTGGAGGCGCCGGACACGGTGAGCTGCACCGGCCTTGCCTCCAAGATCCTCGGCTGGGCGGGCCTGCGCAAGCCCCTCTACTTTACGTGGGTGGACGAGGCCATGGAGGACATGCTGCTCTACCGCGCCCGCCTCTTCGTGGCGGCGGACGGCACGCCGTCCTACGCCGTGGCCGGGGACGCGCTGCGCACGGTGTCCACCTACCGCTCCATCGTCTACGACATCCTGTACGGGGAGCGCTATATCGCCCCCGCGCTCACCGATTACGGCCTGGAGGACGGGCCATGA
- the xylR gene encoding ArsR family transcriptional regulator has protein sequence MSGDELRSTTELRRLNRNRVYRALYTAGGPVTKQDLARTLSMSLPTLTQNLKELLSRGLVDDSETTESTGGRKPRLFAVVSGARFAVGGELTNSQIRLTAIDLEIRQLGHKVIARPFGNNADYAKALADELEVFLDENGLDRRKLLGVGLTLPGIVNEAQSIIEYAPTVNVRKMSVNQLTRFIPYPVFLENDATCGGFAEWWTHAGAERANMAYLSLGRGVGGAILVDGRPYLGTHRRSAEFGHMCIHPGGRVCNCGKRGCLEAYCSASCLFEPAGVSLDEFFTNLMQGNPKCGAIWSDYLDNLATGVLNIHAALDCDVVIGGVVSQYLEAYLNELKARLAVVDVFGEEGNYVHLCRFHSRSSSIGAALYYVKDYIDGI, from the coding sequence ATGAGCGGGGACGAGCTGCGTTCCACAACCGAATTGAGGCGCCTGAACCGCAACCGGGTCTACCGGGCCCTCTACACGGCCGGGGGCCCGGTGACCAAGCAGGACTTGGCCCGGACCCTGTCCATGAGTCTGCCCACCCTGACCCAGAACCTGAAGGAGCTGCTCTCCCGGGGGCTGGTGGACGACTCGGAGACCACCGAGTCCACCGGCGGGCGCAAGCCCAGGCTCTTCGCGGTGGTGTCGGGCGCCCGGTTCGCCGTGGGCGGCGAGCTGACCAACAGCCAGATCCGCCTGACCGCCATCGACCTGGAGATCCGCCAGCTGGGCCACAAGGTAATCGCCCGCCCCTTCGGCAACAACGCCGACTACGCCAAGGCCCTGGCCGACGAGCTGGAGGTCTTTCTGGACGAAAACGGCCTGGACCGGCGCAAGCTGCTGGGGGTGGGCCTGACCCTGCCCGGCATCGTCAACGAGGCCCAGAGCATCATCGAGTACGCCCCCACCGTAAACGTGCGGAAAATGAGCGTCAACCAGCTCACCCGCTTTATCCCCTACCCCGTGTTTTTGGAGAACGACGCCACCTGCGGCGGCTTCGCGGAGTGGTGGACCCACGCCGGGGCCGAGCGGGCCAACATGGCCTACCTCTCCCTGGGCCGGGGCGTGGGCGGGGCCATCCTGGTGGACGGCAGGCCCTATCTGGGCACCCACCGGCGCTCCGCTGAGTTCGGGCACATGTGCATCCACCCCGGCGGGCGGGTGTGCAACTGCGGCAAGCGGGGCTGCCTGGAGGCATACTGCTCCGCTAGCTGCCTGTTCGAGCCGGCGGGAGTCTCTCTGGACGAGTTTTTCACCAACCTGATGCAGGGCAACCCCAAATGTGGCGCCATTTGGAGCGATTACCTGGACAATTTGGCCACTGGGGTACTGAACATACACGCGGCCCTGGACTGCGACGTGGTCATCGGCGGCGTGGTCTCCCAATACCTGGAGGCATACCTGAACGAGCTAAAGGCCCGCCTGGCCGTGGTGGATGTGTTTGGCGAGGAGGGGAACTATGTCCACCTGTGCCGCTTCCACAGCAGGTCCAGCAGCATCGGGGCCGCGCTGTACTATGTGAAGGACTATATCGACGGCATCTGA
- the codB gene encoding cytosine permease, producing the protein MEQEKKQHVDLDYSLEAVPKTARKGFWTMFVVMLGFTFFSASMSVGAKMGNGLDFSGFVWAVIIGGLILGAYTGGLGYIASDTGLSLDLLAQRSFGTVGSKLPSALIALTQIGWFGVGAAMFAIPAAQLLNISPIILVVAAGVCMTSSAYFGMKGLTIVSAISVPLIAILGTYSMITATASGGGLVSIFAKSSGSLSLFAAVGMVIGSFISGGTATPNFVRFAKNNGIAVITTVVAFFLGNTLMFAFGAVGGAFTGKDDIFYVMIAQGLAVPALIVLGANIWTTNDNALYTGGLGLSNITGLRKRPMVLVSGFIGTVTAIWLYNNFVGWLNFLNATLPPVGAIVMLNYILHRTDYRAGAAPERAVNWGSIAGVVLGALAGNFLPFGIASVNAMIVAALCHLIAEKLVYNKK; encoded by the coding sequence ATGGAGCAGGAAAAGAAACAGCACGTAGACCTTGACTACTCGCTGGAGGCGGTGCCAAAGACCGCGCGGAAGGGCTTCTGGACCATGTTCGTGGTCATGCTGGGCTTCACCTTTTTCTCCGCCAGCATGAGCGTGGGCGCCAAGATGGGCAACGGCCTGGACTTTTCGGGCTTCGTATGGGCGGTGATCATCGGAGGCCTGATCCTGGGGGCCTACACCGGCGGCCTGGGCTACATCGCCAGCGACACGGGGCTGTCCCTGGATCTGCTGGCCCAGCGCTCCTTCGGCACCGTGGGCTCCAAGCTCCCCTCCGCCCTCATCGCCCTGACCCAGATTGGCTGGTTCGGCGTGGGCGCCGCCATGTTCGCCATCCCCGCCGCCCAGCTGCTCAACATCAGCCCCATCATCCTGGTGGTCGCCGCCGGCGTGTGCATGACGAGCTCCGCCTATTTCGGCATGAAGGGCCTGACCATCGTCAGCGCCATCTCGGTGCCCCTGATCGCCATCCTGGGCACCTACTCCATGATCACCGCCACCGCCTCGGGCGGCGGCCTGGTGTCCATCTTCGCCAAATCCTCCGGCTCCCTCTCCCTCTTCGCCGCCGTGGGCATGGTCATCGGCTCCTTTATCTCCGGCGGCACCGCCACCCCCAATTTTGTCCGCTTCGCCAAAAACAACGGCATCGCCGTAATCACCACCGTGGTGGCCTTTTTCCTGGGCAACACCCTCATGTTCGCCTTCGGCGCGGTGGGGGGCGCCTTCACCGGCAAGGACGACATCTTCTACGTCATGATCGCCCAGGGCCTGGCCGTGCCCGCCCTCATTGTGCTGGGCGCCAACATCTGGACCACCAACGACAACGCCCTGTACACCGGCGGGCTGGGCCTGTCCAACATCACCGGCCTGCGCAAGCGGCCCATGGTGCTGGTGAGCGGCTTTATCGGCACCGTCACGGCCATCTGGCTATACAACAACTTCGTGGGCTGGCTGAACTTCCTCAACGCCACCCTGCCCCCCGTGGGCGCCATCGTCATGCTCAACTACATCCTCCACCGCACGGACTACCGCGCGGGCGCGGCCCCGGAGCGGGCGGTGAACTGGGGCTCCATCGCCGGCGTGGTGCTGGGCGCGCTGGCGGGCAACTTCCTCCCCTTCGGCATCGCGTCCGTCAACGCCATGATCGTGGCGGCCCTCTGCCACCTGATTGCGGAAAAGCTCGTGTACAACAAAAAGTAG
- a CDS encoding antibiotic acetyltransferase, with protein MGIIGGIDLSGAAVVDPAAKVDAKSTMGEHTYVGPFCDLVEARLGRFNFIFGDNRIVFTTMGSFCSVAKNARLNAEQHPLSERVSTHNFTYFSRSMYGRGEDDAAFTARRRERPLTVGHDVWIGHGAVVMGGITIGNGAVVGSNAVVTRDVAPYQIVAGVPARPLRFRFDPETIAALERIRWWDWDDETLFQRLEELKDVPAFIRKYDPQ; from the coding sequence ATGGGCATTATCGGAGGCATCGACCTGTCCGGGGCGGCGGTGGTGGATCCCGCGGCCAAGGTGGACGCGAAGAGCACGATGGGGGAGCACACCTACGTGGGCCCCTTCTGCGACCTGGTGGAAGCCAGGCTGGGGCGGTTCAACTTCATCTTCGGGGACAACCGGATCGTTTTTACCACCATGGGCAGCTTCTGTTCGGTGGCCAAGAACGCCCGCCTCAACGCGGAGCAGCACCCCTTGTCCGAGCGGGTGTCCACCCACAACTTCACCTACTTCTCCCGCAGCATGTACGGCAGGGGGGAGGACGACGCGGCCTTCACCGCCCGCCGCCGGGAGCGCCCCCTCACCGTGGGACACGACGTGTGGATCGGCCACGGGGCGGTGGTCATGGGGGGCATCACCATCGGCAACGGCGCGGTGGTGGGCTCCAACGCCGTGGTGACCCGCGACGTGGCGCCCTATCAGATCGTGGCGGGGGTGCCCGCCCGGCCCCTGCGCTTCCGCTTCGACCCGGAGACCATCGCCGCGCTGGAGCGCATCCGCTGGTGGGACTGGGACGACGAGACCCTCTTCCAGCGGCTGGAGGAGCTGAAGGACGTGCCCGCCTTTATTAGGAAATACGACCCGCAATAG
- a CDS encoding LacI family transcriptional regulator, producing MNIKEVARQAGVSVATVSRVLNHPELVQPETRGRVLSVMEQLNYTPNWFARGLNLGKTRTIALLVPNIERDTYQHIFSGVETVALKKGYATFLCNTRQEREVEADCLRMVLDRRVDGVLISAPLSDRRLLSSLGGAGIPYVGVGRLDAGGGESCCYINWEEGAFRMAGHLLGLGHRRLGLLLDRAEPEDARGISAGFRRAVLAHGDGADGRVLPAEESVQGGLVAARKLFQLGGLPDALLCDSDAMAFGVLKAARERGLSIPEDLGLACLTDSPLCSILTPALTALELPAARLGMVAARMLFDLIENEELSEAVPQEIILQPKLKIRRSCGNRAHISELYD from the coding sequence GTGAACATCAAGGAGGTGGCCCGGCAGGCGGGCGTGTCGGTGGCCACGGTCTCCCGCGTGCTCAACCACCCGGAGCTGGTGCAGCCCGAGACCAGGGGGCGGGTGCTCTCGGTCATGGAGCAGCTCAACTACACCCCCAACTGGTTCGCCCGGGGCCTGAACCTGGGCAAGACCCGTACCATCGCCCTGCTGGTGCCCAACATCGAGCGGGACACCTACCAGCACATCTTCTCCGGCGTGGAGACGGTGGCGCTGAAAAAGGGGTATGCCACCTTCCTGTGCAACACCCGGCAGGAGCGGGAGGTGGAGGCCGACTGCCTGCGCATGGTGCTGGACCGGCGGGTGGACGGGGTGCTGATTTCCGCGCCCCTGTCCGACCGGCGGCTGCTCTCCTCGCTGGGGGGGGCGGGCATCCCCTACGTGGGCGTGGGGCGGCTGGACGCGGGGGGCGGGGAGAGCTGCTGCTATATCAACTGGGAGGAGGGGGCCTTCCGGATGGCCGGACACCTGCTGGGCCTGGGCCACCGCCGCCTGGGGCTGCTGCTGGACCGGGCCGAGCCGGAGGACGCCCGGGGGATCTCCGCCGGGTTCCGCCGGGCCGTGCTGGCGCACGGGGACGGGGCGGACGGCCGGGTGCTGCCCGCCGAGGAGAGCGTGCAGGGCGGGCTGGTGGCCGCCCGGAAGCTCTTCCAGCTGGGCGGCCTGCCCGACGCGCTGCTCTGCGACAGCGACGCGATGGCCTTCGGGGTGCTCAAGGCGGCCCGGGAGCGGGGGCTCTCCATCCCGGAGGACCTGGGCCTGGCCTGCCTCACCGACTCGCCGCTGTGCTCCATCCTCACCCCCGCCCTCACCGCCCTGGAGCTGCCCGCGGCCCGGCTGGGCATGGTGGCGGCGCGCATGCTCTTCGACCTGATTGAAAACGAGGAGCTCTCCGAGGCGGTGCCCCAGGAGATCATCCTCCAGCCCAAGCTGAAGATCCGCCGCTCCTGCGGCAACCGGGCGCATATCTCGGAACTCTATGACTAA
- the flaR gene encoding DNA topology modulation protein FlaR, which produces MKIAVTGYSGAGKSTLARTLGERLGCPVLHLDTVQFTPGWVERDRAEALALVEAFMEQESWVIDGNYAGFAYARRMEEADRIVVLDFPRRICLPRVLLRWLRNRGRTRADMAEGCIEKVDLEFVLWVLWRGRTPERRARLAGLARRFPDKTAVLRQSGDVAAFLARL; this is translated from the coding sequence ATGAAGATCGCCGTCACCGGCTACAGCGGCGCGGGCAAGTCCACCCTGGCCCGGACGCTGGGGGAGCGCCTGGGGTGCCCGGTGCTCCATTTGGACACGGTGCAGTTCACCCCCGGCTGGGTGGAGCGGGACCGGGCGGAGGCCCTGGCGCTGGTGGAGGCCTTTATGGAGCAGGAGAGCTGGGTGATTGACGGCAACTACGCCGGCTTTGCCTACGCCCGGCGCATGGAGGAGGCCGACCGCATTGTGGTGCTGGACTTTCCCCGCCGGATCTGCCTGCCCCGGGTGCTGCTGCGCTGGCTGCGCAACCGCGGGCGGACCCGGGCGGATATGGCGGAGGGCTGTATCGAAAAGGTGGACCTGGAATTCGTGCTGTGGGTGCTCTGGAGGGGCCGCACGCCGGAGCGCCGGGCGCGGCTGGCCGGGCTGGCGCGCCGCTTTCCGGACAAGACCGCCGTGCTCCGGCAGTCCGGGGACGTGGCGGCGTTTCTGGCGCGGCTGTGA
- a CDS encoding PadR family transcriptional regulator, translating into MTFSIGAPLLDGCVLAVLSRGDAYGYSLTQEMKAVIDISESTLYPVLRRLQKEGCLTVYDSPYQGRNRRYYALTGQGRELLKELRREWSAYRGRVEQLLLEQGEAQGA; encoded by the coding sequence ATGACCTTTTCAATCGGCGCACCGCTCCTGGACGGCTGCGTCCTCGCGGTGCTCTCCCGGGGGGACGCGTACGGCTACAGCTTGACCCAGGAGATGAAGGCGGTTATTGATATATCGGAGTCCACCCTCTACCCCGTGCTGCGCAGGCTGCAGAAGGAGGGCTGCCTCACGGTATACGACAGCCCCTATCAGGGCCGCAACCGCCGCTACTACGCCCTCACCGGGCAGGGCAGGGAGCTGCTGAAGGAGCTGCGCCGGGAGTGGTCGGCCTACCGCGGCAGGGTAGAGCAACTATTATTGGAGCAAGGGGAGGCGCAGGGCGCATGA
- the codA gene encoding cytosine deaminase: protein MLIKNVFIENASQASDIRVEDGKFAAIGPGLATLPGEEVRDCTGCLALPPFIESHVHLDTCLTAGEPEWNQSGTLFEGIRCWSLRKQSLSREDVRRRVCRAVRMQAANGVQFVRTHVDVTDPKLTAMEAMIELREELRGTMDIQIVAFPQEGICSFPNGKRLMEDAVRMGADAVGCIPHFEFTREYAVESVNFAVELAAKYGKLVDAHCDEIDDEQSRGLEVLAARAYESGLRDRVTASHTTAMHSYNNAYVAKLMRLLKLSEINFVSNPLVNTHLQGRMDTYPKRRGVTRVKELLAEGCNVSFGHDDIFDPWYPLGTGNMRDVVFMGLHVCQMMGYQEIMDSYKLVSVNAAKTLHLGDSYGIKVGNPASFIVLDADNFYNALNNKSEVLCSYKAGRLIAKATPGTSEVFF from the coding sequence GTGCTGATCAAAAACGTATTTATCGAAAACGCGTCGCAGGCCTCCGACATCCGGGTGGAGGACGGCAAATTCGCGGCCATCGGCCCCGGCCTCGCCACCCTGCCGGGGGAGGAGGTGCGGGACTGCACCGGCTGCTTGGCGCTGCCCCCCTTCATCGAGTCCCACGTCCACCTGGACACCTGCCTGACGGCGGGGGAGCCGGAGTGGAACCAGAGCGGCACCCTCTTTGAGGGCATCCGCTGCTGGAGCCTGCGCAAGCAGTCCCTCAGCCGGGAGGACGTGCGCAGGCGGGTCTGCCGGGCGGTGCGGATGCAGGCGGCCAACGGCGTGCAGTTCGTGCGCACCCACGTGGACGTGACCGACCCCAAGCTCACCGCCATGGAGGCCATGATCGAGCTGCGGGAAGAGCTGCGGGGCACCATGGACATCCAGATCGTGGCCTTCCCCCAGGAGGGCATCTGCTCCTTCCCCAACGGCAAGCGGCTTATGGAGGACGCGGTGCGCATGGGGGCGGACGCGGTGGGGTGCATCCCCCACTTTGAGTTCACCCGGGAGTACGCCGTGGAGTCGGTGAACTTCGCGGTGGAGCTGGCGGCCAAGTACGGCAAGCTGGTGGACGCCCACTGCGACGAGATCGACGACGAGCAGAGCCGCGGGCTGGAGGTGCTGGCGGCCCGGGCCTACGAGTCCGGCCTCAGGGACCGGGTGACGGCCAGCCACACCACCGCCATGCACTCCTACAACAACGCCTACGTCGCCAAGCTGATGCGCCTGCTCAAGCTGTCGGAGATCAACTTCGTGTCCAACCCCCTGGTGAACACCCACCTCCAGGGCCGGATGGACACCTACCCCAAGCGCCGGGGCGTGACCCGGGTCAAGGAGCTGCTGGCCGAGGGCTGCAACGTCTCCTTCGGGCACGACGACATCTTCGACCCCTGGTACCCCCTGGGCACCGGGAACATGCGGGACGTGGTCTTTATGGGCCTGCACGTGTGCCAGATGATGGGCTACCAGGAGATCATGGACTCCTACAAGCTGGTGTCCGTCAACGCCGCCAAGACCCTGCACCTGGGGGATTCCTACGGCATTAAGGTGGGCAACCCCGCCAGCTTCATCGTGCTGGACGCCGACAATTTCTACAACGCGCTCAACAACAAGAGCGAGGTGCTCTGCTCCTACAAGGCCGGCCGCCTGATCGCAAAGGCCACGCCGGGCACCAGCGAGGTTTTCTTCTAG